AGACGTCCGGTCGCCTGCAAAGGCGCCATCGCCTCCCAGAGTTTTCGATATAGGCCGTCCTTTTTCGCGGGGGGGCCGATCGCCCCGCCGCAGCGGGCTGAGGCCTCCAGTAGGGCCACCTGCAAGCCGGATCGGGCGGCCGCGACAGCGGCCGCCACGCCGGCCGGACCGCCTCCTATCACCAGCACGTCATAGCGCATCGGGGCACTCCACCCGCATCCCCGGAGTGCACGGAACCCAGCAAGCCCGTTCCGCCGGGCGACCGTTGATCCTCACCCGGCACTCGAAGCAAAGCCCAATGCCGCAAAGGGGGCCTCGAGGTTTACCCGATACGGAACGTCGAAACGCCCAGTAGCCGGCCCGAGCCAGCGCAGCGGCCACCGTAAGGCCGGCTTCCACCGTCATGGGGCGGTCGTTGATCCAGATCAAGATGGGTTCGGGCACAATCTCCCCTCCAGCCGGTAGGGTTCTGGATCCAACACAGGGGGACGATCCAGGACGTATCCCGCCACGAGCTCGGCTACGGCCGGCGCCATTGCTATCCCCAGGCCCTCCTGGCCGGTAGCCACAAGCCAACGCGGCTGTCCGGGATA
The DNA window shown above is from Bacteroidota bacterium and carries:
- a CDS encoding (2Fe-2S)-binding protein, giving the protein MPEPILIWINDRPMTVEAGLTVAAALARAGYWAFRRSVSGKPRGPLCGIGLCFECRVRINGRPAERACWVPCTPGMRVECPDAL